One window of the Streptomyces sp. ITFR-21 genome contains the following:
- a CDS encoding ABC transporter permease: protein MPAAAFLRNRRALVGMGIVAAVAAFCFVGPLLYRTDQVTVHLDLGELPPGGGHPLGTDASGYDVLGRLMTGGRSSLELGLAVALATTVVGTLYGAFAGYVGGIVDAVMMRAVDTFLAIPGLVLLLILVSMFTPSLWLIVVLLSLLSWLTAARLVRGEVLTLRTREYVQAARMMGGTGRLVVVRHLVPNAAGVIIVSATFTVADAILTLSTLSFLGLGLPPPHADWGTMLSKGLDYLYDGYWWLVYPPAVILIVTVVAFNLIGDAVNDALDVRLQRR from the coding sequence CTGCCGGCCGCCGCGTTCCTGCGCAACCGCCGGGCGCTGGTCGGGATGGGCATCGTCGCGGCGGTCGCCGCGTTCTGCTTCGTCGGACCGCTGCTGTACCGGACCGACCAGGTCACCGTGCACCTGGACCTCGGCGAACTGCCGCCCGGCGGCGGCCACCCGCTCGGCACCGACGCCTCCGGGTACGACGTGCTGGGGCGGCTGATGACCGGCGGGCGGTCCTCCCTCGAACTCGGCCTCGCGGTGGCCCTCGCCACGACCGTCGTCGGCACCCTCTACGGCGCTTTCGCGGGCTACGTCGGAGGCATCGTCGACGCGGTCATGATGCGGGCCGTCGACACCTTCCTCGCCATCCCCGGCCTGGTGCTGCTGCTGATCCTGGTCAGCATGTTCACCCCGTCGCTGTGGCTGATCGTGGTGCTGCTGTCGCTGCTGTCCTGGCTCACCGCGGCCCGCCTGGTCAGAGGCGAGGTGCTGACGCTGCGGACCCGGGAGTACGTCCAGGCGGCGCGGATGATGGGCGGCACCGGGCGGCTCGTCGTGGTGCGGCACCTGGTGCCGAACGCGGCCGGCGTCATCATCGTCAGCGCCACCTTCACCGTCGCCGACGCGATCCTCACCCTGTCCACGCTCAGCTTCCTCGGCCTCGGCCTGCCGCCCCCGCACGCCGACTGGGGCACCATGCTCTCCAAGGGCCTGGACTACCTGTACGACGGCTACTGGTGGCTGGTGTACCCGCCCGCGGTGATCCTGATCGTCACCGTCGTGGCCTTCAACCTGATCGGCGACGCCGTCAACGACGCGCTGGACGTCCGCCTGCAACGCCGGTGA
- a CDS encoding FAD-dependent oxidoreductase: MGRTVVVIGGGYGGAAVAKALDGEADVVLVEPRDAFVHSAGTLRALVRPDWAANIFFPYDRLLRRGRVVRERAVAVDPAGVTLGSGERIAADYLVLASGSDYPYPAKTDTDSAAEALARLRATHGELAGAARVLIVGAGPVGLELAGEIKAVWPDKRVTVVDPAERLVPAFTAALRAELHRQLNELGIDLRLGTSLAEQPPTGPGVARTFTLDTEGPVGTGAASDGTITADIWFRCHGVRTNGDYLADGKVTTRTPQGRIRVTGTLNVEGHPRIYALGDVTDLAEAKMAGYAMRHAEVVAANILAQLRGEEPAAVYQPSPVPSMLLPLGPNGGVGQVPTPDGPSLLPAEAVARYKGADLFIGRFVELFGTG, from the coding sequence ATGGGTCGTACCGTCGTGGTCATCGGTGGGGGGTACGGCGGCGCCGCCGTCGCCAAGGCGCTGGACGGGGAGGCGGACGTCGTCCTGGTCGAGCCCAGGGACGCGTTCGTGCACTCCGCGGGGACGCTGCGCGCGCTGGTGCGGCCGGACTGGGCGGCGAACATCTTCTTCCCGTACGACCGGCTGCTGCGGCGCGGACGGGTGGTGCGGGAGCGGGCCGTCGCGGTGGACCCGGCAGGGGTGACGCTGGGGTCGGGGGAGCGGATCGCGGCCGACTACCTGGTGCTGGCATCCGGGTCGGACTACCCGTACCCGGCCAAGACGGACACCGACTCCGCGGCCGAGGCGCTGGCGCGGCTGCGCGCCACCCACGGGGAACTGGCGGGCGCCGCACGGGTACTGATCGTCGGGGCCGGGCCGGTGGGGCTGGAACTGGCCGGCGAGATCAAGGCGGTGTGGCCGGACAAGCGGGTGACCGTGGTCGATCCCGCAGAGCGGCTCGTGCCCGCCTTCACGGCCGCGTTGCGCGCCGAACTGCACCGCCAGCTGAACGAGTTGGGCATCGACCTGCGCCTGGGAACCAGCCTCGCCGAACAACCGCCGACCGGGCCGGGCGTGGCCCGGACCTTCACCCTCGACACCGAGGGCCCCGTCGGCACCGGCGCCGCCTCAGACGGCACGATCACCGCCGACATCTGGTTCCGCTGCCATGGCGTGCGCACCAACGGCGACTACCTCGCCGACGGCAAGGTCACCACCCGCACCCCGCAGGGCCGGATCCGGGTGACCGGGACGCTCAACGTCGAGGGCCACCCGCGGATCTACGCGCTCGGCGACGTCACCGACCTCGCCGAGGCCAAGATGGCCGGGTACGCGATGCGGCACGCCGAGGTGGTGGCGGCCAACATCCTCGCCCAACTGCGGGGCGAGGAACCCGCCGCGGTCTACCAGCCGTCGCCCGTCCCCTCCATGCTGCTCCCGCTCGGCCCCAACGGCGGCGTCGGCCAGGTGCCCACGCCCGACGGGCCGTCGCTGCTGCCGGCCGAGGCGGTCGCCCGGTACAAGGGCGCGGACCTGTTCATCGGCCGGTTCGTCGAGCTGTTCGGCACCGGCTGA
- a CDS encoding ABC transporter permease: protein MTAYLLRRTGQAIVVVLGVMIVTFALIHLEPGSAARATLGTKANSERIAVFNAANGLNRPLAAQFATFVKQAAEGDFGTSYSLHQPVSTLLAQRLPRDAVLLGLSTAVALAVALPMGVYQAVRRGRAADHVLTVVSFVLYSMPDFFFALLLVALFSVQLHLLPSQAPQAESVAGILADPRALVLPVVTLSLVSVAGFSRYMRASAITTLAQDYVLVAAAKGLSGRQVLRRHVLRNSLLPVITVLGLSAPGIVSGAVIAESVFNYPGMGLLFYQAATSKDYPVLLGSTLVVGVATVAGSLLADIAYSLLDPRIRYDRA from the coding sequence GTGACGGCCTACCTCCTGCGGCGGACCGGCCAGGCGATCGTGGTGGTGCTCGGCGTCATGATCGTGACGTTCGCGCTGATCCACCTGGAACCGGGCAGCGCCGCGCGGGCCACGCTCGGCACCAAGGCCAACTCCGAGCGGATCGCGGTCTTCAACGCCGCCAACGGCCTCAACCGGCCGTTGGCGGCGCAGTTCGCCACCTTCGTGAAGCAGGCGGCCGAGGGCGACTTCGGCACGTCGTACTCGCTGCACCAGCCGGTGTCCACGCTGCTCGCCCAGCGGCTGCCGCGCGACGCCGTGCTGCTCGGGCTGTCCACCGCGGTGGCGCTCGCGGTCGCCCTGCCGATGGGCGTCTACCAGGCGGTACGGCGGGGGCGGGCCGCGGACCACGTGCTGACCGTCGTGTCCTTCGTGCTGTACTCGATGCCGGACTTCTTCTTCGCGCTGCTGCTGGTGGCACTCTTCTCGGTGCAGCTCCACCTGCTGCCCTCCCAGGCGCCGCAGGCCGAGTCGGTGGCCGGCATCCTGGCCGACCCGCGCGCCCTGGTGCTGCCGGTGGTCACGCTGTCCCTGGTCAGCGTGGCCGGCTTCAGCCGGTACATGCGGGCCTCGGCGATCACCACCCTCGCCCAGGACTACGTGCTGGTGGCCGCGGCCAAGGGGCTGTCCGGCCGGCAGGTGCTGCGGCGGCACGTGCTGCGCAACTCCCTGCTGCCGGTGATCACCGTGCTCGGGCTGTCCGCGCCGGGCATCGTCAGCGGCGCGGTGATCGCCGAGTCGGTGTTCAACTACCCGGGGATGGGGCTGCTGTTCTACCAGGCCGCCACCAGCAAAGACTATCCGGTGCTGCTCGGCTCGACGCTGGTGGTCGGCGTGGCCACCGTCGCCGGCAGCCTGCTCGCCGACATCGCCTACAGCCTCCTCGACCCACGGATCCGCTATGACCGCGCCTGA
- a CDS encoding metallopeptidase family protein, whose product MLEMTREEFEELVGEALDRIPTDLTRLMDNVAVFVEDEPPPGTPDLLGLYEGTPLTERGEWYAGVLPDRITVYRGPTLRMCATRQEAVAETEITVVHEIAHHFGIDDERLHALGYG is encoded by the coding sequence GTGCTGGAGATGACCCGCGAGGAGTTCGAGGAACTGGTCGGCGAGGCGCTGGACCGGATCCCCACCGACCTGACCCGCCTGATGGACAACGTGGCCGTCTTCGTCGAGGACGAGCCGCCGCCCGGCACGCCCGACCTGCTCGGACTGTACGAGGGGACGCCGCTGACCGAGCGCGGTGAGTGGTACGCCGGGGTGCTGCCGGACCGGATCACCGTCTACCGCGGCCCCACCCTGCGGATGTGCGCCACCCGGCAGGAGGCCGTCGCCGAGACGGAGATCACCGTCGTCCACGAGATCGCCCACCACTTCGGCATCGACGACGAACGGCTGCACGCGCTCGGCTACGGGTGA
- a CDS encoding peptide ABC transporter substrate-binding protein, whose amino-acid sequence MTRMRVIRRTRGAAVALALAMAAVACSGGGGGHGKIADGESATASAGPVKKGGTVTIAAVSATPDFIFPLVPATNQNGYNVNLTQGLWPFLVYAGDGAESVVNKDKSLFTSLDYTNGDKRLTIHLKSWNWSDGQPVTSRDFTFVYNLLKANATNWAAHLPGLFPEDVAKVTTPDAHTVVLDLTTAYNPDFYTDDVLSTIPLLPQHAWDKTSAAGPVGDHDTTTAGAKAVYAFLQQQGAKISGFASNPLWQVVDGPWKLSEFRSNGYYSYVPNTAYSGPAKPALDKLVVAPFTTDTPEINALRSGSSLDVAGLPLNDIKQAEALRSSGYSIASVPIPGVAEIVPNLYNAALGPVLRQLYVRQALQYLINRPQIVSKVYNGYADPGNGPVPVKATETWATPLEKAGGPYPYAPDKAKSLLRSHGWKVTPGGTTTCQSPGTGAGRCGAGIKAGQPLTFQLLYSSGRATTDEQNAAIKSSEAQAGITVNLKAEPFNTLISTLGTCTATSHPAATCGWQLASFGYEPYPLYPNGAGFFDTGGSGNLGGYSDPTMDRLVKATEYGSSHEAFAAYEDYAARQLPWLWVPLRSSILVYRTKLQGVVPLNPFSGGLNFEDWYYTS is encoded by the coding sequence ATGACACGCATGCGGGTGATCCGACGAACGAGGGGTGCCGCCGTCGCGCTGGCGCTGGCCATGGCCGCGGTGGCGTGCTCCGGCGGCGGTGGCGGCCACGGGAAGATCGCCGACGGCGAGAGTGCCACCGCGTCCGCCGGCCCGGTGAAGAAGGGCGGGACGGTCACCATCGCCGCGGTGTCCGCGACGCCCGACTTCATCTTCCCGCTGGTCCCGGCGACCAACCAGAACGGCTACAACGTCAACCTCACCCAAGGGCTGTGGCCGTTCCTGGTGTACGCGGGGGACGGCGCCGAGTCGGTGGTGAACAAGGACAAGAGCCTGTTCACCTCGCTGGACTACACCAACGGCGACAAGCGGCTGACCATCCACCTCAAGTCCTGGAACTGGTCCGACGGACAGCCGGTCACCAGCCGGGACTTCACCTTCGTCTACAACCTGCTGAAGGCGAACGCCACCAACTGGGCGGCGCACCTGCCGGGGCTCTTCCCCGAGGACGTCGCGAAGGTGACCACGCCCGACGCGCACACGGTGGTGCTGGACCTCACCACGGCGTACAACCCGGACTTTTACACCGACGACGTGCTCAGCACCATTCCGCTGCTGCCCCAGCACGCCTGGGACAAGACCTCGGCCGCCGGGCCGGTCGGCGACCACGACACGACCACCGCGGGCGCGAAGGCGGTGTACGCCTTCCTGCAGCAACAGGGCGCCAAGATCAGCGGGTTCGCCTCCAATCCGCTGTGGCAGGTGGTCGACGGGCCCTGGAAGCTGTCGGAGTTCCGGAGCAACGGCTACTACAGCTACGTGCCCAACACCGCGTACTCCGGTCCGGCGAAACCGGCCCTCGACAAGCTCGTCGTGGCACCGTTCACCACCGACACCCCGGAGATCAACGCCCTGCGCTCCGGCAGTTCGCTCGATGTCGCCGGTCTGCCGCTGAACGACATCAAGCAGGCGGAGGCGCTGCGCTCCAGCGGGTACTCGATCGCCAGCGTGCCCATCCCCGGCGTGGCCGAGATCGTGCCGAACCTGTACAACGCCGCCCTCGGACCGGTGCTGCGCCAGCTCTACGTCCGCCAGGCGCTGCAGTACCTGATCAACCGGCCGCAGATCGTCTCCAAGGTCTACAACGGCTACGCGGACCCGGGCAACGGCCCGGTACCGGTCAAGGCCACCGAGACGTGGGCGACGCCGCTGGAGAAGGCGGGCGGCCCGTACCCGTACGCGCCGGACAAGGCGAAGTCCCTTCTGCGGAGCCACGGCTGGAAGGTGACGCCGGGCGGTACGACGACGTGCCAGAGCCCGGGGACCGGCGCCGGGCGGTGCGGCGCGGGGATCAAGGCCGGCCAGCCGCTGACCTTCCAGCTGCTCTACTCCTCCGGCCGGGCCACCACCGACGAGCAGAACGCCGCCATCAAGTCCTCCGAAGCCCAGGCCGGGATCACCGTCAACCTCAAGGCGGAGCCGTTCAACACGCTGATCAGCACGCTGGGCACCTGCACCGCCACGTCCCACCCGGCGGCCACCTGCGGCTGGCAGCTGGCGAGTTTCGGCTACGAGCCGTACCCGCTCTACCCGAACGGTGCCGGGTTCTTCGACACCGGCGGCTCCGGCAACCTCGGCGGCTACTCCGACCCGACGATGGACCGGCTGGTCAAGGCCACCGAGTACGGCTCCTCGCACGAGGCGTTCGCCGCCTACGAGGACTACGCGGCTCGCCAACTGCCCTGGCTTTGGGTGCCGTTGCGCAGCAGCATCCTGGTCTACCGGACGAAGCTGCAAGGCGTCGTGCCGCTCAACCCGTTCTCCGGCGGCCTCAACTTCGAGGACTGGTACTACACCTCATGA
- a CDS encoding ABC transporter ATP-binding protein → MPDLLEVHHLTTRVRTGRGVVRAVDDVSFTLAAGETLGLVGESGSGKSMTGLSLMGLLPPGGTLLAGSSVRLDGRELVGLPERELRQVRGNDIAMVFQDPMTSLDPTKTIGHQVAEPALLHQGRTRAQAAERAAEVLGLVGLPHPRERLKDYPHQLSGGLRQRVLIAMALVNEPRVLIADEPTTALDVTIQAQILALLADLRARLGMAMILITHDMGVTAGHADRVNVMYAGRIAESTGTDRLFGGMRHPYTQSLLASVPQLAQDPARQLPTIPGLPPDLVAPPAGCRFAARCSYATERCRTEEPELTGPPEHRYACWHPTDGPLPRGATAAVPRPAAEPEPVPSGPLLEARGLVREFPVRGGRLPGRGRAVVHAVSDVSFTLGHGETFGLVGESGCGKTTLGRLLVGLDRPDSGTVALDGTDLGVLRGRELRRRRRDLQMVFQDPFSSLDPRMRVGGILREPLRIQGIGTPREQKARVAELLTEVGLPERGAELFPHEFSGGQRQRVGLARALALTPKLIVADEPVSALDVSVRAQVLNLMKRLQASHRLSYVVISHDLAVVRYIADRIGVMYLGRLVEVGSADDIHLRAAHPYTSGLLRAVPVPDPAAERAKAGTGVSGELPSPAAPPSGCRFRTRCPLARERCAEEVPALRSFGPGHTAACHFPLQRPLPDPPRPPARG, encoded by the coding sequence ATGCCCGACCTGCTTGAGGTGCACCACCTCACCACCCGCGTCAGGACCGGCCGCGGCGTCGTACGGGCGGTGGACGACGTGTCGTTCACACTGGCGGCCGGCGAGACGCTGGGCCTGGTCGGCGAGTCCGGCAGCGGCAAGTCGATGACCGGGCTGTCGCTCATGGGACTGCTGCCGCCCGGCGGCACGCTGCTGGCGGGCTCGTCGGTGCGGCTGGACGGGCGCGAGCTGGTCGGGCTGCCGGAGCGGGAGCTGCGGCAGGTGCGCGGCAACGACATCGCCATGGTCTTCCAGGACCCGATGACCTCCCTGGACCCCACCAAGACCATCGGCCACCAGGTCGCGGAGCCCGCCCTGCTGCACCAGGGCCGCACCCGCGCCCAGGCGGCCGAGCGGGCCGCCGAGGTGCTCGGCCTGGTCGGCCTGCCGCACCCCCGCGAGCGGCTGAAGGACTACCCGCACCAGCTGTCCGGGGGCCTGCGGCAGCGGGTGCTGATCGCCATGGCGCTCGTCAACGAGCCCCGGGTGCTGATCGCCGACGAACCCACCACCGCCCTGGACGTCACCATCCAGGCGCAGATCCTCGCCCTGCTCGCCGACCTGCGCGCCCGGCTGGGCATGGCGATGATCCTCATCACGCACGACATGGGCGTCACGGCGGGCCACGCCGACCGCGTCAACGTCATGTACGCCGGCCGGATCGCCGAGAGCACCGGCACCGACCGGCTCTTCGGCGGCATGCGGCACCCGTACACCCAGAGCCTGCTGGCGTCCGTGCCCCAGCTGGCCCAGGACCCGGCGCGGCAGCTGCCCACCATCCCGGGGCTGCCGCCGGACCTCGTCGCCCCGCCGGCCGGCTGCCGGTTCGCCGCCCGCTGCTCGTACGCAACCGAGCGGTGCCGGACCGAGGAGCCGGAGCTGACCGGTCCGCCCGAACACCGGTACGCCTGCTGGCACCCGACCGACGGGCCGCTGCCTCGCGGCGCCACCGCCGCCGTACCGCGCCCGGCCGCCGAGCCGGAGCCGGTGCCGAGCGGGCCGCTGCTGGAAGCGCGCGGCCTGGTGCGGGAGTTCCCGGTCCGCGGCGGCCGACTGCCCGGCCGCGGCAGAGCGGTCGTGCACGCCGTCTCCGACGTGTCCTTCACCCTCGGCCACGGCGAGACCTTCGGCCTGGTCGGCGAGTCCGGCTGCGGCAAGACCACCCTCGGCCGGCTGCTGGTCGGCCTGGACCGGCCGGACTCCGGCACGGTCGCGCTGGACGGCACCGACCTCGGCGTCCTGCGCGGCCGGGAGCTGCGCCGACGCCGCCGCGACCTCCAGATGGTCTTCCAGGACCCGTTCTCCTCGCTGGACCCCCGGATGCGGGTCGGCGGCATCCTGCGCGAACCGCTGCGGATCCAGGGCATCGGCACCCCCCGCGAGCAGAAGGCCCGCGTCGCCGAGCTGCTCACCGAGGTCGGCCTGCCCGAACGCGGCGCGGAGCTGTTCCCGCACGAGTTCTCCGGCGGCCAGCGGCAGCGCGTGGGCCTGGCCCGCGCCCTGGCCCTCACCCCGAAACTGATCGTCGCCGACGAGCCGGTCTCCGCGCTGGACGTGTCGGTACGGGCCCAGGTGCTCAACCTCATGAAGCGGCTGCAGGCGTCGCACCGGCTGTCGTACGTCGTCATCTCGCACGACCTCGCCGTGGTCCGCTACATCGCCGACCGGATCGGGGTGATGTACCTGGGCCGGCTGGTCGAGGTCGGCAGCGCCGACGACATCCACCTGCGGGCCGCGCACCCGTACACCAGCGGCCTGTTGAGGGCGGTGCCGGTCCCGGACCCGGCGGCGGAGCGGGCCAAGGCCGGCACCGGGGTCAGCGGCGAGCTGCCCAGCCCGGCGGCCCCGCCCTCCGGCTGCCGCTTCCGCACCCGCTGCCCGCTGGCCCGCGAGCGCTGCGCCGAGGAGGTGCCGGCGCTGCGCTCCTTCGGCCCCGGCCACACCGCGGCGTGCCACTTCCCGCTCCAGCGGCCGCTGCCCGACCCGCCGCGGCCGCCCGCCCGGGGCTGA
- a CDS encoding GlxA family transcriptional regulator has translation MPVMSEVRTGRTVRSESAAHRVAVVAVPPANTFDLSIPELVLGQLEVVGRPGYEVRVCAARPGPLLTDGSLQVGVQHGLEAVEDADTVIVTGTGAREETDPRVLAALRRAAQAGRRIASICTGAFVLAQAGLLDGRDATTYWAKSEEFRRRFPAVRLRPDVLYVQDGNVLTSAGMSAGIDLCLHLIRLDYGATAANAAARHVVAAPVRPGGQAQFIETPLPPETGTSLAGTRAWALERLHEPLTRAALAEHARSSVRTLTRRFHAETGLSPLQWLLHQRLNRAQELLESTDLSMDQVARRSGLATTDSLRQHLSRRTGLTPSAYRAAFTRSTDGAPV, from the coding sequence ATGCCCGTGATGTCAGAGGTACGGACGGGACGGACCGTTCGGTCCGAATCCGCCGCCCACCGGGTCGCCGTCGTCGCCGTCCCACCGGCCAACACCTTCGATCTTTCCATTCCCGAACTCGTCCTCGGACAACTGGAGGTGGTCGGCCGCCCCGGATACGAGGTACGGGTCTGCGCGGCCCGGCCCGGACCGCTGCTCACCGACGGCAGTCTCCAAGTCGGCGTCCAACACGGGTTGGAGGCCGTGGAGGACGCCGACACCGTGATCGTCACCGGCACCGGCGCCCGGGAGGAGACCGACCCGCGCGTCCTCGCGGCACTGCGGCGGGCGGCGCAGGCGGGCCGGCGGATCGCCTCGATCTGCACCGGTGCCTTCGTGCTCGCCCAGGCAGGACTGCTCGACGGGCGGGACGCGACGACGTACTGGGCCAAGTCCGAGGAGTTCCGCCGCCGCTTCCCCGCGGTGCGGCTGCGGCCCGACGTGCTGTACGTCCAGGACGGCAACGTGCTGACCTCGGCCGGAATGTCGGCCGGCATAGACCTGTGCCTGCACCTGATCCGGCTCGACTACGGGGCCACCGCGGCCAACGCCGCCGCCCGCCATGTGGTGGCGGCGCCCGTACGGCCGGGCGGGCAGGCCCAGTTCATCGAGACGCCGCTGCCGCCCGAGACGGGTACCTCGCTCGCCGGCACCCGTGCCTGGGCGCTGGAGCGGCTGCACGAACCGCTCACCCGGGCAGCGCTGGCCGAACACGCCCGCAGCAGCGTCCGCACCCTGACCCGCAGATTCCACGCGGAGACCGGCCTCAGCCCGTTGCAGTGGCTGCTGCACCAACGCCTCAACCGGGCGCAGGAGTTACTGGAGAGCACCGACCTGTCCATGGACCAGGTGGCCCGGCGCAGCGGCCTTGCCACCACCGACTCGCTGCGGCAGCACCTGTCCCGGCGTACCGGCCTCACCCCGAGCGCGTACCGGGCCGCCTTCACCCGCTCCACCGACGGCGCACCGGTCTAG
- a CDS encoding NAD-dependent epimerase/dehydratase family protein, which yields MSFHVIVGAGATGSVTARLLAEAGERVRLVSRRGDGPPHPQIERISADGNDTARLTELTEGATTLFNCAMPPYYRWPAEWPPLAAALLTAATRTGTDYVMLGNIYGYGEVDGPITEDLPLAPVSEKGRVRAAMWHDAQAAYAAGRVRVTEVRASDFLGAGATSLYAGMTAPMVLAGESAPYPGDLDAPHSWSHIGDVARTLVAAAGNDDSWGRAWHVPSVSDGSVREVSARLAAAAAAPAPRLRRMPPAELQELGRTRPGLAEVTEMLYLYDRPLYLDSSATEKSLDLQAAPLDTALSEMVTEWWATR from the coding sequence ATGTCCTTTCACGTCATCGTCGGCGCCGGGGCCACTGGATCGGTTACCGCCCGCCTGCTGGCCGAGGCCGGTGAGCGGGTCCGGCTGGTCAGCCGACGCGGCGACGGACCGCCCCATCCGCAGATCGAACGGATCTCCGCCGACGGCAACGACACCGCCCGGCTCACCGAACTCACCGAGGGCGCCACCACACTGTTCAACTGCGCGATGCCGCCCTACTACCGCTGGCCCGCCGAATGGCCGCCGCTGGCCGCCGCCTTGCTGACCGCCGCGACCCGCACCGGCACCGACTACGTCATGCTCGGCAACATCTACGGCTACGGGGAGGTCGACGGCCCCATCACCGAGGACCTGCCGCTGGCGCCGGTCTCGGAGAAGGGGAGGGTGCGCGCCGCGATGTGGCACGACGCCCAAGCCGCCTACGCGGCCGGCCGGGTGCGGGTCACCGAGGTCCGCGCCAGCGACTTCCTCGGCGCCGGAGCCACCTCCCTGTACGCGGGGATGACGGCGCCGATGGTGCTGGCCGGCGAGTCGGCCCCCTACCCAGGCGACCTCGACGCCCCGCACAGCTGGAGCCACATCGGCGACGTGGCCCGCACACTGGTGGCCGCCGCGGGCAACGACGACTCCTGGGGCCGGGCCTGGCACGTACCGTCGGTCTCGGACGGCTCGGTACGCGAGGTGTCGGCCCGGCTGGCCGCCGCCGCCGCGGCACCGGCCCCGCGACTGCGCCGGATGCCGCCGGCCGAGCTCCAGGAGCTCGGCCGCACCAGGCCCGGCCTGGCCGAGGTCACCGAGATGCTCTACCTGTACGACCGCCCCCTGTACCTAGACAGTTCGGCGACCGAGAAGTCCCTGGACCTGCAAGCCGCCCCACTGGACACGGCGCTGTCCGAGATGGTCACCGAGTGGTGGGCCACGCGCTGA
- the pyrH gene encoding UMP kinase encodes MAFKRIVIKLSGRAIAGQDEYGFSADALHHLASEVVAVRKLGIEVAIVVGGGNVFRGNRSETWGIDRVEADNIGMMGTVINSLLLRGKLTALGQENVRVMTAVPIDAVAERYIRLRAMHHLEKGAVVILASGNGQPFLTTDYPSVQRALEIGADGILVAKHGVDGVYDSDPRTNPGARRYEQLTYQDVLEHELRVMDQSAFILARDHAMPLHVFDIEKPGLMAAICGGEHHGTVINQYVEQSVYA; translated from the coding sequence ATGGCCTTCAAGCGCATCGTCATCAAGCTCAGCGGACGCGCCATCGCCGGGCAGGACGAGTACGGGTTCAGCGCGGACGCCCTGCACCACCTGGCGTCGGAGGTCGTCGCCGTGCGGAAGCTCGGCATCGAGGTCGCGATCGTGGTCGGCGGCGGCAACGTCTTCCGCGGCAACCGCTCGGAGACCTGGGGCATCGACCGGGTCGAGGCGGACAACATCGGCATGATGGGCACCGTCATCAACAGCCTTCTGCTGCGCGGCAAACTGACCGCCCTCGGCCAGGAGAACGTCCGGGTGATGACCGCCGTGCCGATCGACGCGGTGGCCGAGCGGTACATCCGGCTACGCGCGATGCACCACCTGGAGAAGGGCGCGGTGGTCATCCTCGCCAGCGGCAACGGCCAGCCCTTCCTCACCACCGACTACCCGAGCGTCCAACGGGCCCTGGAAATCGGCGCCGACGGGATACTCGTGGCCAAGCACGGCGTCGACGGCGTCTACGACAGCGACCCCCGCACCAACCCCGGCGCCCGCCGTTACGAGCAACTCACCTACCAGGACGTGCTGGAGCACGAGCTGCGCGTGATGGACCAGTCGGCCTTCATCCTCGCCCGGGACCACGCCATGCCGCTGCACGTCTTCGACATCGAGAAGCCCGGACTGATGGCGGCCATCTGCGGGGGCGAGCACCACGGCACGGTGATCAACCAGTACGTGGAGCAGTCCGTCTACGCGTGA
- a CDS encoding MarR family winged helix-turn-helix transcriptional regulator produces the protein MGVVTALVRSSFLVNAVYAEAAREYGITPQQGQLLCVLMVHPYGMSELGATLGLAKSSLTGLVDRTAQRGLVHRVPDPLDGRAQRVALTATGGELVGRFYAETCRRIDELPAGLSASDRDHLAGLLGQVVLDNKVPVVFGEADGPRAR, from the coding sequence ATGGGAGTCGTCACCGCGCTGGTGCGTTCCTCGTTCCTGGTGAACGCCGTGTACGCGGAAGCGGCCAGGGAGTACGGGATCACGCCGCAGCAGGGGCAGTTGCTGTGCGTGCTGATGGTCCACCCCTACGGGATGAGCGAACTCGGCGCCACCCTGGGCCTGGCGAAGTCGAGCCTGACCGGCCTGGTGGACCGGACCGCGCAGCGCGGCCTGGTCCACCGGGTGCCGGACCCGCTCGACGGGCGGGCGCAGCGTGTCGCGCTCACCGCGACGGGTGGTGAACTCGTCGGAAGGTTCTACGCGGAGACCTGCCGGCGGATCGACGAGCTGCCGGCCGGTCTGAGCGCGTCCGACCGCGACCACCTGGCCGGCCTGCTCGGCCAGGTGGTGCTGGACAACAAGGTGCCGGTGGTGTTCGGCGAGGCGGACGGGCCCCGCGCGAGGTAG